In one Oryza glaberrima chromosome 2, OglaRS2, whole genome shotgun sequence genomic region, the following are encoded:
- the LOC127761137 gene encoding probable WRKY transcription factor 12: MHTCMEGGGQLGTCLPNFYLLPDHHGMPLPPPLQLPCHPKLLQMPFDQEDQPGIHGVMLSSDHCGLYPLPALPLSNSAAAAATVALGKHSAAAGSMPNIGGAEEVATSVTKAGNESTTCNGSTTWWRGSTMVAAGEKGKMKIRRKMREPRFCFQTRSEVDVLDDGYKWRKYGQKVVKNSLHPRSYFRCTHSNCRVKKRVERLSTDCRMVITTYEGRHTHSPCDDNSSGEHTNCFSSF; the protein is encoded by the exons ATGCATACTTGCATGGAAGGAGGTGGCCAACTGGGGACTTGTCTTCCGAATTTCTATCTTTTGCCAGATCACCACGGcatgcctcttcctcctccacttcaactACCGTGCCATCCGAAGCTACTCCAGATGCCATTCGACCAAGAAGATCAGCCCGGAATCCATGGCGTGATGCTCTCTTCTGACCACTGCGGGCTGTACCCTCTGCCGGCTCTTCCGTTAAgcaactccgccgccgccgccgcaaccgtcGCATTGGGGAAGCACAGTGCAGCCGCCGGTTCCATGCCCAATAttggcggcgccgaggag GTGGCCACCTCTGTAACCAAAGCTGGCAATGAGAGTACTACTTGCAATGGCTCCACTACATG GTGGAGGGGCtcgacgatggtggcggcgggggagaaggggaagatGAAGATCAGGAGGAAGATGAGGGAGCCGAGGTTCTGCTTCCAGACCAGAAGCGAAGTGGATGTGCTGGATGACGGGTACAAGTGGAGGAAGTACGGACAGAAGGTTGTCAAGAACAGTCTCCATCCCAG gagCTACTTCAGGTGCACGCACAGCAACTGCCGCGTGAAGAAGCGGGTGGAGCGGCTGTCGACGGACTGCCGCATGGTGATCACCACCTACGAGGGCCGCCACACGCACTCCCCCTGCGACGACAACTCCTCCGGCGAGCACACCAACTGCTTCAGCTCCTTCTGA